A segment of the Methanothermococcus thermolithotrophicus DSM 2095 genome:
AATATTGTATGGCATTACCAAAGCTATTTCAAAACTGAAGTACAATAATGTATTTTGAAATGGCAATAGACAGCTTCAGGTGATTATAGATGGCAAAAGTTTTAATAAATGGATATGGTTCAATAGGGAAAAGAGTAGCTGATGCAGTATCCAAGCAAGACGATATGGAAGTTATAGGAGTTACAAAAACTAAACCTGATTTTGAAGCTAGATTGGCAGTTGAAAAAGGATATAAATTATTTGCAGCAATTCCTGAAAGAAAACATTTATTTGAAGAAGCAGGAATTGAAATTGAAGGTACCATTGATGATATAATTGAAGATGCAGATATTGTAGTTGATGGAGCACCAAAAAAGATAGGAACAGATAACTTAGAAAAGATCTACAAAAAATACGGCGTTAAGGCAATATTACAAGGTGGAGAAAAAGCTCACGTAGTTGAAGATTCATTTAACTCACTTTGGAGCTACGATAGATGTTATGGAAAAGACTATATTAGGGTAGTTTCATGCAACACAACAGGATTGTGTAGGACATTTTATGCCATCAACTCTGTTACCGATATATTAAAAGCTAGAGTAGTTTTAGTAAGGAGAGCAGCTGACCCGAACGATGCAAAAACAGGTCCAGTAAATGCAATTGTTCCGAATCCTGCAACCGTGCCTTCTCACCACGGAC
Coding sequences within it:
- a CDS encoding type II glyceraldehyde-3-phosphate dehydrogenase, whose product is MAKVLINGYGSIGKRVADAVSKQDDMEVIGVTKTKPDFEARLAVEKGYKLFAAIPERKHLFEEAGIEIEGTIDDIIEDADIVVDGAPKKIGTDNLEKIYKKYGVKAILQGGEKAHVVEDSFNSLWSYDRCYGKDYIRVVSCNTTGLCRTFYAINSVTDILKARVVLVRRAADPNDAKTGPVNAIVPNPATVPSHHGPDVVSVVPQFEGKIMSSAVIVPTTLMHMHSLMVETTGVTKDDVLDAIEKTPRIITVKASEGLDSTATIIEYARDLGRPRYDLNEIAIWEESVNVVDNEIFLMQAIHQESDVIPENIDCIRAMLQMEDDNMKSIEKTNKAMGLLK